From a region of the Synechococcus sp. PCC 7502 genome:
- a CDS encoding COP23 domain-containing protein produces MLKFTILILGLISSVVTILGGKAIAQVPIEPNNSDNSVIIPNRPSTQPNNQPNGVILTNPTGTIVSEQRFSCQLQSGQYTVMYQPKSQPGQFYAWAIPSVMGGGWSSQRRCSEISRRLEQYRPDGLAELQTGTENGYSVICATTDRNPTCRIVLTVPVGADPNNIRDRVFGNLTTADSGQRTLRVNTYVQGNRSSLGALGGLLSIPVSGARSSFRNDGIELKPFLDRADGGTGTELSMSRGLRFRPNQF; encoded by the coding sequence ATGCTCAAGTTTACCATTCTCATCTTGGGGTTAATATCATCTGTGGTTACAATCCTTGGCGGTAAGGCGATCGCTCAAGTTCCCATAGAACCAAATAATTCTGACAACTCAGTTATTATTCCTAATCGTCCTTCTACCCAACCGAATAACCAGCCCAATGGCGTAATTTTAACTAATCCCACAGGCACAATAGTCTCAGAGCAAAGGTTTTCATGCCAACTCCAAAGCGGTCAATATACAGTTATGTACCAACCTAAAAGTCAACCTGGACAGTTCTATGCTTGGGCAATTCCGAGTGTAATGGGTGGTGGTTGGTCATCCCAAAGGCGTTGCAGTGAAATTAGTCGTCGCTTAGAGCAGTATCGCCCTGATGGTTTAGCAGAACTTCAAACAGGCACAGAAAATGGCTACAGCGTCATTTGTGCAACCACTGATAGAAACCCTACTTGTCGAATTGTCTTAACTGTTCCAGTGGGAGCCGATCCTAATAATATTCGCGATCGCGTATTTGGCAACTTAACTACGGCAGATAGTGGTCAAAGGACTTTAAGAGTAAATACTTATGTTCAAGGTAATCGTTCTAGTTTAGGTGCGTTGGGTGGCTTATTATCGATTCCTGTATCTGGAGCTAGAAGTAGTTTTCGTAATGATGGTATTGAACTTAAGCCCTTTTTAGACCGTGCTGATGGGGGGACAGGAACAGAATTAAGTATGTCCAGAGGTTTGCGGTTTAGACCTAATCAATTTTAG
- a CDS encoding alpha/beta fold hydrolase, with protein sequence MEKLTWQWHFHEKTYQVSYTCKGENQTNLPAVLLIHGFGASIGHWRHNIPALATVSRVYALDLIGFGASDMPKPSADFRYNFETWGTLISDFCREVIGGITVLVGNSIGAIAIMQAAIISPELVSKTILINCSLRLLQEDKQLTLPWYRRVGTKFLQNLLANRAIAKLFFDQVRKPKIVRKILNQAYIHKEAITDELVDILVTPAQNANAVDVFVAFVSYSQGPTPESLLAILPCEAIVLWGESDPWEPIALGQELMKFPCVSTFIPIANAGHCPQDEVPELVNPILIGLLTADAI encoded by the coding sequence ATGGAGAAACTAACTTGGCAGTGGCATTTTCACGAAAAGACCTATCAAGTCTCCTATACCTGCAAAGGTGAAAATCAAACTAATTTACCTGCGGTTTTGTTAATCCACGGATTTGGTGCCTCTATTGGACATTGGCGACATAATATTCCTGCTTTAGCCACAGTTAGTCGAGTTTACGCTCTTGATTTAATTGGGTTTGGAGCCTCTGACATGCCTAAGCCCAGTGCTGATTTTAGGTATAACTTTGAGACCTGGGGAACTTTAATCAGTGACTTTTGCCGTGAGGTAATTGGTGGCATTACAGTTTTAGTTGGTAATTCTATTGGGGCGATCGCTATTATGCAGGCAGCCATTATTTCCCCTGAATTAGTAAGCAAAACAATTTTAATTAACTGCTCCTTACGATTACTCCAAGAAGATAAACAGTTAACCCTACCTTGGTATCGGCGGGTCGGCACAAAGTTTTTGCAAAATCTGTTAGCCAATCGGGCGATCGCCAAATTATTTTTTGATCAAGTTCGCAAACCAAAGATAGTTCGTAAAATTCTGAACCAAGCATATATTCACAAAGAGGCAATTACTGATGAGCTAGTTGATATTTTAGTGACCCCCGCTCAAAATGCCAACGCTGTGGATGTATTTGTGGCATTTGTAAGCTATTCCCAAGGACCCACCCCTGAGAGTTTGCTAGCAATTCTGCCCTGTGAAGCGATCGTACTTTGGGGAGAAAGTGATCCGTGGGAGCCGATCGCCCTTGGACAAGAGTTAATGAAATTTCCCTGTGTCTCTACATTTATTCCCATTGCTAACGCTGGACATTGCCCCCAAGATGAAGTGCCTGAGCTAGTTAATCCGATTTTAATTGGATTACTAACTGCCGATGCGATATGA
- a CDS encoding vanadium-dependent haloperoxidase, whose protein sequence is MTYKSIKNWQNLRRFLVMTGISLLVVLGIGGIFPATVPVATLAQPAKADDVVISWNTTAVAVTQQDAPLQARALGIVHGAVFDAVNSIDRRYTPYLVDTNSPGASKEAAVSSAAHTVLLNLYPAQQARLDKALSDSLSKIEDGNAKTDGINLGKEVAEKILEIRSKDGWDAKGEYKAEKAAGIWEPTPPGYVPAVFTQWRNLKPFTFLSPNQFTTPAPLAWNSEAYAKELNEVKNIGSKDSKTRTPDQTATAIFWTVNTPVIWNAAARSAAIARRNSTIDNARLFALVNFAISDAYVAGYSVKYKYNYWRPVTAIRNAEAAGIRGVITDANWESLIITPAHPDYISGHSVTSGAAEKVLQNFFSSDDLKFSFTYPAGGVTRSYSSFSQLSNENVDARVWGGVHTRNADVQGTNLGYQVADYAFRNYLKPIK, encoded by the coding sequence GTGACATACAAATCCATAAAAAATTGGCAAAATCTCAGACGATTTTTAGTGATGACGGGGATATCTTTATTGGTTGTTTTAGGTATAGGGGGAATTTTCCCCGCGACTGTACCTGTGGCTACACTTGCTCAACCAGCCAAAGCTGATGATGTAGTGATTTCATGGAATACTACAGCTGTAGCAGTAACCCAGCAGGATGCTCCTTTACAGGCAAGGGCTCTTGGTATAGTTCATGGGGCGGTTTTTGATGCTGTAAACTCTATTGATCGCCGTTATACTCCTTATCTTGTTGATACTAATTCCCCCGGAGCCTCAAAGGAAGCAGCCGTATCGTCAGCAGCCCACACAGTTCTTCTAAACTTATATCCAGCCCAGCAAGCTAGATTAGACAAAGCCCTATCTGACTCATTATCAAAAATTGAAGATGGAAATGCTAAGACGGATGGGATAAATCTAGGTAAAGAAGTAGCTGAAAAAATCTTGGAAATTCGCAGCAAAGATGGTTGGGATGCCAAGGGAGAATATAAAGCTGAAAAGGCTGCGGGTATCTGGGAGCCAACACCACCGGGATATGTACCTGCGGTCTTTACTCAGTGGCGCAATCTTAAACCTTTTACTTTTTTAAGCCCTAATCAGTTCACCACCCCTGCTCCTTTGGCTTGGAATAGTGAGGCTTATGCCAAAGAGCTTAATGAAGTTAAAAATATTGGCAGTAAAGATAGTAAAACTCGAACCCCTGATCAGACTGCGACTGCAATTTTTTGGACAGTTAATACACCTGTAATTTGGAATGCTGCTGCTCGATCTGCGGCGATCGCTAGGAGAAATAGCACTATTGATAATGCCAGACTGTTTGCCCTAGTTAATTTTGCGATTTCTGATGCCTATGTGGCAGGCTATTCCGTTAAATATAAGTATAATTACTGGCGACCCGTAACGGCAATTCGTAATGCTGAAGCAGCAGGTATACGCGGTGTTATAACCGATGCCAACTGGGAATCATTAATTATCACACCCGCCCATCCCGACTATATTTCAGGACATTCTGTAACGTCTGGAGCGGCGGAAAAAGTTTTACAAAATTTCTTCTCTAGCGATGATCTAAAGTTCAGTTTTACTTACCCCGCAGGTGGAGTGACTCGTAGTTATAGTAGTTTTTCTCAACTTTCTAATGAAAACGTAGATGCTCGGGTTTGGGGAGGAGTTCATACTCGTAATGCGGACGTGCAGGGAACAAATCTGGGCTATCAGGTTGCTGATTATGCTTTTCGGAACTATCTGAAGCCAATCAAGTAA